The genomic region AAATATCATGGGATTGAACCTGGTAATGTAGGCTATATGCCCATCCATTATAATCACCAGTTATTCAATATGTCGCATATGTTACCGAGCTTAACCATCGGGTATACGAGCCCAAGCATTGTGTAAAACACCAGGGCCTTAACCCACATTTCAATGCCTTTGCGTGGCCCATACCTAAATACCTGGTATACCAATGGCAAAAGCTCAATTGTTGATAATGGTGGTAGTAGGAAGAGTGAGACTATTGTGATTGAGTGCAGGGCTATGAATGCTCCACCCAAGCCCTTTTGCCTTGTTGACCCAGTATATGCGTATATCGCGGCCTTCTTGCGAATACCTCTCACATATTGCCTAAGTGATGTTGTTATGGGGACCTCGCTCCTAAACCTCTTATTAATGTCATAAACGATTTCGTTCTCTATTAAGTATGACCAATAGCCGTGGCACATAGCTCTTAATCCAAAATCCCTATCCTCAGCTTGCGTTAATCGATTATCGAATAACCCCACTTTCTTAAAGACCTCCTTCTTGAATAAATTCACGCCAAATACGGTGTATGGGACCTCCCTCATGATGGGTTCCCTAGGCCTTAGGTCCATCACCTTCGTTAATATCCCCTGTATTTCGTCGTCCGACCTTACATAAACGTCCCTACGAACCGTAGATACTATCGGTTTATTTGTATTTATCAGCATCGTTAATATGTATGGAGGCGCCACTATGTCGCTATCCCAATACACTATGCAATCACCTGACG from Vulcanisaeta distributa DSM 14429 harbors:
- a CDS encoding glycosyltransferase — encoded protein: MCHDITIGVLGKNSAWILKYSMQSLKKAVQVIRNSGINAEVIYVDGGSTDNSKELVRDALGNGVRIIDAPGSNIPEARNIVIREASGDCIVYWDSDIVAPPYILTMLINTNKPIVSTVRRDVYVRSDDEIQGILTKVMDLRPREPIMREVPYTVFGVNLFKKEVFKKVGLFDNRLTQAEDRDFGLRAMCHGYWSYLIENEIVYDINKRFRSEVPITTSLRQYVRGIRKKAAIYAYTGSTRQKGLGGAFIALHSITIVSLFLLPPLSTIELLPLVYQVFRYGPRKGIEMWVKALVFYTMLGLVYPMVKLGNICDILNNW